The Streptomyces rubrogriseus genomic sequence GGCCGCCACCCGCGAACACGCGCTGAACCTGATCGCCCCCCTGCACCGCCGCAACGTCCCGGTGCTCGCCCTCGCCTACCGCGGCGACGTCGGCGCACCGCCCTCGCCCGACGGCCTGCACCACTTCGGCGAGACCGAATGGCGCGACCTGGACGCGGCCGTCCGCTACGCCCTCGACCACGGCGCCCGCCAGGTCGTCCTGCTCGGCTGGTCCACCGGCGCCACCATGGCGCTGCGCACCGCCGCGCTCTCGGGCGTGCGCGACCGGATCGCGGGGCTCGTCCTGGACTCCCCTGTGCTCAGCTGGGAGACCACCCTGCGCGCCCTGGCCGCCGCCCGCCGCACCCCCGGCGCACTCCTGCCGCTCGCCGTCCGGGCCGCGCAGGGCCGCGCCGGGCTGCACGCCGACCGGGACACCGGTACGGCGGGTCTGCACCGCCCGGCCGTGCCCACCCTGATCTTCCACGGCCCCGGCGACGAAGTGGCCCCCTGGCGCCTCTCCCGCCGCCTCGCCGACACGCACCCGCGCCTGGTCGCCCTCCACACCGTCCGGGACGCCCCGCACGGCGCCATGTGGAACGCCGACCCCGCGGACTACGAGGAGACCCTCCGCCGCTTCATGACCCCACTGGTATGACCCCCCGCCACGCCCCCTCCGCGCGACCCCCGACGGCCCCACGCCACGCCGCCTCCGCGCGACCCCCGACGGCCCCACGCCCCCTCAGCGCCACAGCCGCCGGCTCCACGCCCCACCCACCGTTCCCGCCCGTTCCCGCGCGCGTCGCTCCGGTTCCGTTCAGCGCCGTACCACTGGCCTGATCCGATGCCCGGACGCTGCGCCGGGCCCCCGCGTCCGCCGTCCCGGGAGGCCGCCGGGGCATTCCGTTTGGGTTTTCGGACCGTCAACCGGAAGACTGCACCCGTGACGTCCCGTATCCCGCGCGACTCCAGGCTTCGACTCGTCCGCCCGCGACCCCTGGCCGCCGCCCCCCAAGCGATGAATCAGCGGCGTCCGCGCCGCCCCGCGCCGCGCCCCCCGGAAGGCACACCGGCCCGCTCGGAGCTGGCCGGAATGGCGCGCTCCGGTCTTGCCGACGCGGCCCGTGTCGCCCGCTGGGCCGACTCCGCGCTCGGCCCCGGCCGCGGCAGCGCGACCGCCGACGGCAAGGCCACCCTGTCCGACGCCACCGCCGACCACGCGGCCCGCGAGCTGGGCCTGCCCGTGGCCAAGGTCCGCGCCGACTGGGACACCGCCCGTCTCGCCGGACTGGTCGAGGTGCACGGCGACACCGCCCGCCCCGGCTGGCGGCTGCGCGCCTGGAACCGCGACGACAGCGCCGTGCTGCGTGGCTGGGTCGCCCTGTTCGACGCCTGGTCGCTCGCCCACCCCGAGCCCGCCGGACAGGAGCCCGGCGCGGTCGCCGAGGTCGTCTCCGCGATGCCCCAGGTGCTCTCCTTCCTCCAGCTGTCCGCCGGACCCGTCCCCGTGGCACAGCTCCTGGACCTGCTGGAGCAGCGCGTCACCGAACTGCGCACCGAACGCTGCGAGGTGCCCTACGGTCCCCGGCTCGAACCCGGCACCCCGGGCGCCGAGCCGGACCCGGCCCCGGCCACCGACACCCCGCTCGCCCCCCTCCTGGACTGGGCCCTGCACGCCCTCGCCTCCGTCGGCGCCCTCACCTGCGGCGACGGACACGCCACGCTCACCCCGCTCGGCAGCTGGGCGGTCTGGGTCAAGCTGGAGCAGATCTGCGTCGCCGCGCAGAGCCCGGCCGGCAACATCGAGCAGTCGGCCGAGGGCATGCTCCGCGGCTGCGCACAGCTCCGCCCCAACGCCGCCCGCGCCGAGTACCGCGCCTGGCTCGCCGCCCGCCCCGTCGGCAGCGCCGTCGCCGAGCTGCTCGAGGCCGCCCGCGGCGAGGACGCCCTGCTGCGCGGCCTCGCCTTCGAGGCGCTGCGCGTCGTCGGGGCCCCCGCCGAGCCCGACGTCCGCGGCGTCGTCGACGAGTCGACGCTCAGGCCCTACGCCCTGCTGTGGCTGGCCGAGCACGACGGCGCCGACCCCGAGGACGCCCACGAGGTCCTCACCCGCCGGGAGGCCACCTGGCTGTGGGTCGACACCGCGGCGGCCGTTGCCGACCACGGGGAGGCCCCGCTGCTGGTGCGGCACCTGGAGTCGGCCGTGCAGGCCACCGTCCCGGCGCTGCTCGACGAGGTCCGCGCGGTCGGCCACCCCCGCACCGTGCAGGTCCTGGTGGCGCTGGCCGCCGCGCACCCCGACCCCGCCCTGGCCAAGGCCGTACGCCGGGCGGCCTTCCAGGTCCACACCGGGGGCAGCTGACCGGCCGGCCCCGACGGGCGAACCGCCGGAGGCTACCCGCGTACCTCCGGCGCGTACGTCCCGAAGCTCCAGACGTTGCCCTCCAGGTCGCGGGCCATGTAGTCCCGCGAGCCGTAGTCCTGGTCGGTCGGGGGCATCAGGATCTCCGCGCCGTGCTCCACCGCCCGCCGGTGATGGGCGTCGACGTCCGCCACCACGACGTACACCCCCGTGGGGCCGCCGCCCTTCATCGCCTCGTCG encodes the following:
- a CDS encoding alpha/beta hydrolase family protein; protein product: MRTVTATAAAVTAALATGVASVAAGRLASDAALKAPPGRPLPTEPRLTVHGTAAGQITLTRHLAALRPGRYGLAGDGSHAVLGPVLDTAEHGADTVVRRLERVTHGTLATGDRAWFTPNLYVGNPGTALDLEYADVEVPGELGPLPAWFLPGARPTWIVAVHGLAATREHALNLIAPLHRRNVPVLALAYRGDVGAPPSPDGLHHFGETEWRDLDAAVRYALDHGARQVVLLGWSTGATMALRTAALSGVRDRIAGLVLDSPVLSWETTLRALAAARRTPGALLPLAVRAAQGRAGLHADRDTGTAGLHRPAVPTLIFHGPGDEVAPWRLSRRLADTHPRLVALHTVRDAPHGAMWNADPADYEETLRRFMTPLV
- a CDS encoding VOC family protein; the protein is MTGNAGGSPSICPTLRYADARAAIRQLTEAFGFTELAVYEGEDGSVAHAELAQGNGAVMLGSKGSGSRFDEAMKGGGPTGVYVVVADVDAHHRRAVEHGAEILMPPTDQDYGSRDYMARDLEGNVWSFGTYAPEVRG